The following are encoded in a window of Vicia villosa cultivar HV-30 ecotype Madison, WI unplaced genomic scaffold, Vvil1.0 ctg.000863F_1_1, whole genome shotgun sequence genomic DNA:
- the LOC131631807 gene encoding carboxypeptidase SOL1-like, translating to MIMNTITVFSLLLLASTLSSSLARGSFQTLLPSDFSHQSNVSRARHLLEEIESRSRTSVDLTKGYMSNSDLERAVKEFGQRCSNISRIYSIGKSVNGFPLWVIEISDKPGEEETEPAFKYIGNVHGDEPVGRELIMFLANWLCDNHLKDPLATLIVENVHLHLLPSMNPDGFTLRKRGNANNIDLNRDFPDQFLFINDDEDSRQPETRAIMNWSRDIRFTASATLHGGALVANYPWDGTDDKRTFYYGCPDDETFRFMASIYSHSHYNMSSSKEFVDGITNGAAWYPLYGGMQDWNYIHAGCFELTLEVSDNKWPIAAELPIIWKYNKMSMLNLVASLVKTGVHGRIYSSGDGRPLPASITVSGINYTIRAGRTFADYHRLLAPRDKFEVVATMPGYKSRNTTIWLDEGAMTLDFVLDPEVSMKGSILQNVYDCNCDSKSKLEFVEFLWGSHLEVFFVLILILGFLCLLFQRRKKVKHSTTKLRTVVV from the exons aTGATCATGAACACAATCACTGTCTTCTCTCTTCTCCTTCTTGCTTCCACACTTTCCTCTTCACTCGCCAGGGGTTCCTTTCAAACCCTTCTTCCATCAG ATTTCAGTCATCAGAGTAATGTGAGCCGTGCAAGGCATTTGCTTGAAGAAATTGAATCTCGGTCGCGTACTAG TGTTGATTTGACAAAAGGTTATATGAGCAATTCTGACCTTGAAAGGGCCGTCAAGGAATTTGGACAAAGATGCAGCAACATTTCTAGAATATACAG TATTGGGAAGAGTGTGAACGGATTTCCTTTG TGGGTGATTGAGATTTCTGATAAGCCAGGAGAAGAAGAAACCGAACCTGCATTTAAG TATATTGGAAATGTGCACGGAGACGAACCTGTGGGCCGTGAACTTATTATGTTTTTGGCCAATTGGTTATGTGATAACCATTTAAAAGATCCTCTG GCCACATTGATTGTGGAGAATGTTCACCTTCATTTACTCCCATCAATGAATCCTGATGGCTTTACCTTGAGGAAGCGCGGTAATGCAAACAATATTGATCTGAATCGGGATTTTCCTGACCAg TTCTTATTTATAAACGATGATGAGGATTCCAGGCAACCAGAAACAAGAGCAATAATGAATTGGTCAAGAGATATACGATTTACAGCATCTGCAACATTGCACGGG GGTGCACTTGTTGCGAATTATCCTTGGGACGGTACCGATGATAAAAG GACGTTCTACTATGGATGTCCCGACGATGAAACAtttcgattcatggcaagtaTCTATAGCCACTCCCACTACAACATGTCTTCAAGCAAGGAATTTGTAGATGGAATCACAAACGGAGCAGCATG GTACCCTTTATACGGAGGAATGCAAGATTGGAACTATATACATGCTGGTTGTTTCGAATTGACCTTGGAAGTTAGTGACAATAAATGGCCTATTGCTGCAGAG CTTCCTATTATTTGGAAATACAACAAAATGAGTATGCTTAATCTTGTTGCAAGCCTCGTGAAG ACAGGAGTGCATGGAAGGATATATTCTTCAGGAGATGGAAGGCCATTACCAGCCTCTATTACTGTCAGCGGAATAAATTACACA ATTAGGGCCGGAAGAACTTTTGCGGACTACCATCGCTTACTAGCCCCGAGAGATAAATTTGAAG TAGTGGCAACCATGCCAGGCTACAAGTCAAGGAATACCACTATTTGGTTAGATGAAGGAGCTATGACATTGGATTTTGTTCTTGATCCTGAAGTTAGTATGAAAGGGAGTATACTACAAAATGTTTATGATTGCAACTGTGATAGTAAAAGCAAACTAGAATTTGTTGAGTTTCTTTGGGGATCCCACTTAGAAGTTTTCTTTGTTTTAATTCTTATTTTAGGATTTTTATGCTTATTATTTCAGAGGAGAAAGAAAGTCAAACATTCAACCACCAAACTAAGAACTGTTGTGGTTTGA